The proteins below come from a single Mya arenaria isolate MELC-2E11 chromosome 6, ASM2691426v1 genomic window:
- the LOC128238318 gene encoding synapse-associated protein 1-like isoform X2 has product MFSSVSKWLGVVDNTVDEETLAVNAEGEEKPVEKPEIKDEEKTTATAEKVDNDPENDDLISPQTKQTLEDVSAKAISTAKEWGTFLYGIGKQASEKVTEKAKEITKSVEDKTFLGDFTKEQETFVTEKKEKDRKSEAAVPPWVGYNEEDDMKAQILALSQDKRNFLRNPPSGIQFQFDFDAIFPVAMATLQEDTNLQKMRFELVPKQIKEDMFWRNYFYRVSLIKQSTQLTSLAQQAGNGEGKDHSRSSSISSENKERSSPKPIQRSPEVEEQAGSPQENEFVSDSFADDGQISDEDLRKEMEMLGMEGDKKEEGEDDDWEQALIDEYLAMQEEQKQQQKSSAS; this is encoded by the exons ATGTTCTCCAGCGTCTCCAAGTGGCTAGGAGTTGTAGACAATACAGTTGATGAAGAGACATTAGCTGTTAATGCTGAAGGCGAGGAGAAACCAGTTGAAAAACCAGAGATAAAAGACGAAGAAAAGACCACTGCCACTGCGGAGAAAGTTGACAATGATCCAGAAAATGACGACTTAATTTCTCCACAAACGAAACAAACTTTAGAAGACGTGTCTGCAAAGGCTATAAGCACTGCAAAGGAATGGGGTA catTCCTGTACGGCATTGGGAAGCAGGCATCTGAGAAAGTAACAGAGAAGGCGAAAGAGATAACCAAGTCTGTGGAGGATAAG acATTCCTTGGTGATTTCACGAAAGAACAGGAAACCTTCGTTACAGAGAAGAAGGAAAAAGATCGCAAGTCAGAGGCAGCGGTCCCACCCTGGGTCGGATATAATGAAGAAGATGATATGAAGGCTCAGATACTGGCACTCTCACAG GACAAAAGAAATTTCCTCAGAAATCCACCCAGTGGCATACAGTTTCAGTTTGACTTTGATGCAATATTCcctgttgccatggcaaccctTCAAGAGGACACAAACCTTcaaaaaatgagatttgaaCTCGTTCCTAAACA aataaaaGAAGACATGTTCTGGAGAAATTACTTCTATCGTGTATCACTCATCAAGCAGTCGACACAATTAACATCTTTAGCTCAACAAGCAG gaaaTGGTGAAGGAAAAGATCATTCTCGTTCATCGTCGATAAGCAGTGAAAACAAAG AGCGATCATCCCCAAAACCCATCCAGCGATCTCCGGAGGTCGAGGAACAGGCAGGAAGCCCGCAAGAGAATGAGTTTGTGAGCGACTCGTTTGCGGATGATGGACAGATCAGTGACGAGGATCTACGGAAAGAAATGGAAATGCTGGGAATGGAGGGGGATAAAAAAGAGGAGG GTGAGGATGATGATTGGGAACAGGCTCTTATAGATGAATATTTAGCAATGCAAGAAgaacaaaaacagcaacaaaaatcTAGCGCATCATAG
- the LOC128238318 gene encoding synapse-associated protein 1-like isoform X1 — translation MFSSVSKWLGVVDNTVDEETLAVNAEGEEKPVEKPEIKDEEKTTATAEKVDNDPENDDLISPQTKQTLEDVSAKAISTAKEWGTFLYGIGKQASEKVTEKAKEITKSVEDKTFLGDFTKEQETFVTEKKEKDRKSEAAVPPWVGYNEEDDMKAQILALSQDKRNFLRNPPSGIQFQFDFDAIFPVAMATLQEDTNLQKMRFELVPKQIKEDMFWRNYFYRVSLIKQSTQLTSLAQQAGNGEGKDHSRSSSISSENKERSSPKPIQRSPEVEEQAGSPQENEFVSDSFADDGQISDEDLRKEMEMLGMEGDKKEEGEPKENPTVWEAELQRELQEYEMVGSGEDIDDADIENEILKQIEEESSAS, via the exons ATGTTCTCCAGCGTCTCCAAGTGGCTAGGAGTTGTAGACAATACAGTTGATGAAGAGACATTAGCTGTTAATGCTGAAGGCGAGGAGAAACCAGTTGAAAAACCAGAGATAAAAGACGAAGAAAAGACCACTGCCACTGCGGAGAAAGTTGACAATGATCCAGAAAATGACGACTTAATTTCTCCACAAACGAAACAAACTTTAGAAGACGTGTCTGCAAAGGCTATAAGCACTGCAAAGGAATGGGGTA catTCCTGTACGGCATTGGGAAGCAGGCATCTGAGAAAGTAACAGAGAAGGCGAAAGAGATAACCAAGTCTGTGGAGGATAAG acATTCCTTGGTGATTTCACGAAAGAACAGGAAACCTTCGTTACAGAGAAGAAGGAAAAAGATCGCAAGTCAGAGGCAGCGGTCCCACCCTGGGTCGGATATAATGAAGAAGATGATATGAAGGCTCAGATACTGGCACTCTCACAG GACAAAAGAAATTTCCTCAGAAATCCACCCAGTGGCATACAGTTTCAGTTTGACTTTGATGCAATATTCcctgttgccatggcaaccctTCAAGAGGACACAAACCTTcaaaaaatgagatttgaaCTCGTTCCTAAACA aataaaaGAAGACATGTTCTGGAGAAATTACTTCTATCGTGTATCACTCATCAAGCAGTCGACACAATTAACATCTTTAGCTCAACAAGCAG gaaaTGGTGAAGGAAAAGATCATTCTCGTTCATCGTCGATAAGCAGTGAAAACAAAG AGCGATCATCCCCAAAACCCATCCAGCGATCTCCGGAGGTCGAGGAACAGGCAGGAAGCCCGCAAGAGAATGAGTTTGTGAGCGACTCGTTTGCGGATGATGGACAGATCAGTGACGAGGATCTACGGAAAGAAATGGAAATGCTGGGAATGGAGGGGGATAAAAAAGAGGAGG gCGAACCAAAAGAAAACCCGACAGTCTGGGAGGCCGAATTACAACGGGAACTTCAGGAGTACGAAATGGTCGGCAGCGGTGAGGATATCGATGATGCGGACATTGAAAACGAGATTTTAAAACAGATCGAAGAAGAATCGTCTGCTTCATAA